Proteins encoded together in one Aurantiacibacter aquimixticola window:
- the cpaB gene encoding Flp pilus assembly protein CpaB translates to MDKKKLILLVGALIVAIGTALAARSMFAGAAAPEVEAAEVQQGPKVLVAKRSLPVGTIITADAVAYQLWPQELVQDAYFIDGEANMEQLLGTVVRNPMTAGEPVTQGSLVSPGDRGFLAAALGPGMRAVTVPVSARTGVAGFVFPGDRVDMVLTQTVSGGDDNLQTSETILTNLRVLATDQSTETTTDEDGKTVVSEFRTVTLEVTPRIAEKVAVAQTIGTISLALRSIADNQTDLERAIASGEVRLPDNASAEEEEALLRSVVARPGDSSSTFVTGGDVSRFQRSTMPPRGNRNAPAPQQDEPVQVTNSVPQQVMPSGPTVRVSRGKNTTIEAVDRGAGALLDRQGR, encoded by the coding sequence ATGGACAAGAAGAAGCTCATTTTGCTGGTAGGGGCGCTGATCGTAGCGATCGGCACCGCCCTTGCTGCCCGGAGCATGTTCGCAGGAGCAGCAGCTCCCGAAGTCGAAGCTGCGGAAGTGCAGCAAGGCCCGAAAGTGCTCGTTGCCAAGCGCAGCCTGCCTGTCGGCACCATCATCACTGCCGACGCCGTGGCTTACCAGCTCTGGCCGCAGGAACTGGTGCAGGACGCCTATTTCATCGATGGCGAAGCGAATATGGAACAGCTGCTCGGCACCGTCGTGCGCAACCCGATGACCGCCGGTGAACCGGTGACGCAGGGTTCGCTCGTATCGCCTGGCGATCGCGGTTTCCTTGCTGCGGCGCTCGGCCCGGGCATGCGCGCCGTCACCGTTCCCGTTTCCGCACGCACCGGTGTGGCCGGCTTCGTGTTCCCTGGTGACCGGGTGGACATGGTGCTGACCCAGACCGTCAGCGGCGGCGACGACAACCTCCAGACCTCGGAAACGATCCTGACGAACCTGCGTGTTCTCGCCACCGACCAGTCGACCGAGACCACAACGGACGAAGATGGCAAGACGGTCGTAAGCGAATTCCGCACCGTCACTCTCGAAGTGACGCCGCGCATCGCTGAAAAGGTCGCGGTCGCCCAGACAATCGGTACGATCAGCCTGGCGCTTCGCTCCATCGCCGACAATCAGACCGATCTCGAGCGGGCAATCGCGTCGGGTGAAGTCCGGCTGCCCGACAATGCATCGGCCGAAGAAGAAGAAGCTCTGCTTCGCAGCGTGGTCGCCCGTCCGGGGGACAGCTCCAGCACCTTCGTGACCGGTGGCGACGTTTCGCGCTTCCAGCGCAGCACGATGCCGCCGCGTGGCAATCGGAACGCTCCGGCTCCCCAGCAGGACGAGCCGGTCCAAGTCACCAATAGCGTGCCGCAGCAAGTTATGCCCAGTGGCCCGACCGTTCGAGTCAGCCGCGGCAAGAACACGACAATCGAAGCGGTCGACCGTGGCGCAGGCGCCCTGCTCGACCGCCAGGGACGGTGA
- a CDS encoding type II and III secretion system protein family protein, with amino-acid sequence MTSRLFKTAMSAAVAIAPLAMLPAAPAQAQTVSPAQDLTLSIGRGELVTVPGNMADIFVSNESIADVQVKSQRQLYIFGLSGGETTIYASNAAGDIIWSANVRVGSNIDSIDQMLGLAMPEANISVATMGSNTVLLTGTVAAPEDAAEAERLVSAFVGPDTNVIARLRMATPLQVNLRVRFAEVSRSLVRNLGVNLTSIDGSSGFQFGIGQGREGTFPVLAPGTVTGTGGEVLTQIPNPNFDVTSPVSSANPRFIEAAGSQINPISPGTTLGLVGDFLGLDIGAALDLAERRGLVTTLSQPNLTALSGETAEFLAGGEFPIPLSQGLGTTTVEYKTFGVSLAYTPIVLANGRISMRVRPEVSELSSQGAVTLNGFTIPSLTVRRAETTVELGSGESFMIAGLLQNSAQNTINQAPGVGDIPIIGNLFRSTEFQRGETELVIVVTPYLVNPVNDRDIRLPTDGFAVPHAAEQLMSGRETAGTTGASRPMPRAANPSPTGPDLSANQPASAPANRRTEMQTAAASALPGFSFNDGE; translated from the coding sequence ATGACCAGCCGTCTATTCAAGACCGCCATGAGCGCCGCCGTAGCGATCGCTCCGCTGGCAATGCTTCCGGCAGCGCCGGCCCAGGCCCAGACCGTCAGCCCAGCGCAGGATCTTACCCTGTCGATCGGTCGCGGCGAATTGGTGACCGTACCAGGCAACATGGCCGACATTTTCGTGTCGAACGAATCGATTGCCGATGTCCAGGTGAAGTCGCAGCGCCAGCTATACATCTTCGGCCTGTCGGGCGGTGAGACCACAATCTACGCCAGCAACGCTGCAGGCGACATCATCTGGTCCGCCAATGTCCGCGTCGGCTCCAACATCGACAGCATCGATCAGATGCTCGGACTTGCCATGCCGGAAGCGAACATTTCCGTCGCCACCATGGGGAGCAACACCGTGCTGCTGACCGGCACGGTCGCCGCGCCGGAAGATGCCGCCGAAGCGGAGCGTCTTGTGTCCGCATTCGTCGGTCCGGATACCAATGTGATCGCTCGCCTTCGCATGGCAACGCCGCTGCAGGTGAACCTTCGCGTCCGCTTCGCCGAGGTGAGCCGCTCACTGGTTCGCAATCTCGGTGTGAATCTGACCTCGATCGACGGTAGCAGCGGTTTCCAGTTCGGCATCGGCCAAGGTCGTGAAGGCACCTTCCCCGTCCTCGCACCGGGTACGGTGACCGGCACCGGCGGTGAAGTCCTCACGCAAATTCCCAATCCGAATTTTGATGTGACCTCTCCGGTTTCTTCGGCCAATCCGCGATTCATCGAGGCTGCCGGTTCGCAGATCAACCCGATCTCTCCGGGGACCACGCTCGGGCTCGTCGGTGACTTTCTCGGTCTCGACATCGGTGCCGCGCTGGATCTGGCCGAACGACGCGGTCTGGTCACGACGCTAAGCCAGCCGAACCTGACGGCGCTTTCGGGCGAAACGGCAGAATTCCTGGCCGGTGGCGAATTCCCGATCCCGCTTAGCCAGGGCCTCGGCACCACCACCGTCGAATACAAGACTTTCGGTGTCAGCCTTGCTTACACGCCGATCGTGCTTGCGAATGGCCGCATCTCGATGCGCGTTCGTCCGGAAGTTTCCGAGCTTTCGAGCCAGGGCGCGGTGACCCTCAATGGTTTCACCATCCCCTCTCTCACCGTTCGCCGCGCGGAAACGACGGTTGAACTTGGCTCTGGCGAAAGCTTCATGATTGCCGGCCTGCTGCAGAACAGCGCGCAGAACACGATCAACCAGGCGCCTGGCGTCGGTGACATCCCAATCATCGGCAACCTGTTCCGCTCCACCGAGTTCCAGCGTGGCGAGACCGAGCTCGTGATTGTGGTAACGCCGTATCTGGTGAACCCCGTCAACGACCGCGACATTCGCCTGCCGACCGATGGCTTTGCCGTGCCGCATGCTGCCGAGCAGTTGATGAGCGGCCGCGAAACCGCCGGAACGACCGGTGCATCGCGCCCGATGCCGCGCGCTGCGAACCCGAGCCCGACCGGCCCTGATCTCAGTGCCAACCAGCCCGCGAGTGCTCCTGCAAATCGCAGAACCGAAATGCAAACTGCCGCTGCGTCCGCGCTGCCCGGCTTCAGCTTCAACGACGGAGAGTGA
- a CDS encoding CpaD family pilus assembly protein, whose translation MTYRTKRIAGMVLATTLGFGLSACGSMNTGEQNMSLNSVAQPVVERQNFALDLATAGNGLAASEQARLADWFETMDLRYGDRIALDDPVGSPGVRRDVAAVASRYGLLLSETAPVTEGYIDPGSARVVVTRSIAYVPDCPVWRDQYGFQVGNQTSAGFGCAVNSNIAAMVADPEHLLNGASNNGDTVVMTSNRAIGSYRDAQPTGRGGTTLPEVSSEGD comes from the coding sequence ATGACCTACCGTACCAAACGTATTGCCGGAATGGTCCTGGCCACCACTCTCGGGTTCGGCCTGTCGGCCTGCGGCTCGATGAATACGGGCGAGCAGAACATGTCGCTCAATTCCGTCGCCCAGCCGGTTGTCGAGCGGCAGAACTTCGCTCTCGATCTTGCAACCGCCGGGAACGGCCTGGCCGCATCAGAACAGGCTCGCCTCGCCGACTGGTTCGAGACGATGGACCTTCGCTATGGCGATCGCATTGCCCTCGATGATCCCGTGGGCAGCCCCGGTGTGCGGCGCGACGTTGCAGCCGTGGCCAGCCGCTACGGACTGCTCCTGAGCGAGACCGCACCGGTCACCGAAGGTTACATCGATCCGGGTTCCGCCCGCGTCGTGGTAACGCGTAGCATCGCCTACGTGCCGGACTGTCCGGTCTGGAGAGATCAGTACGGCTTCCAGGTCGGCAATCAGACATCCGCCGGCTTCGGTTGCGCCGTAAACAGCAACATCGCCGCAATGGTCGCCGATCCCGAGCATCTGCTCAACGGTGCCAGCAACAATGGCGATACCGTCGTGATGACTTCGAACCGTGCAATCGGCTCCTACCGTGACGCACAACCCACCGGCCGCGGCGGCACCACGCTGCCCGAAGTCTCTTCCGAAGGGGATTGA
- a CDS encoding pilus assembly protein CpaE, with amino-acid sequence MSAQWKPGPLGNREPFSAYICDDGALDALRPVVIEMGWQPEKCNKGGLRNAIQSLSISASPAILMVDLSESGDPLNDINALAEVCEPGTVVIAVGQVNDVRLYRDLLASGIHDYLLKPLSASQLRDSLTQAQTVFSAPRGGEGESEHEHVATAVVGTRGGVGASTVATSLAWLFSIEHQRSTALLDLDVHFGTGALSLDLEPGRGLTDAIENPSRIDGLFIERAMIRANDNLAIMSAEAPINSPLMTDGTAFVQLEEEFRQAFDMTVIDLPRNMLINFPHLLTEVNVVTLVTELTLASARDTIRILSWLKQNAPGAHPMIVCNKMQSGAAEISKADFEASIERKINFQMNLDQKAAANAAKLGQTFIEANKGSRTIAPMREIAKTIVGVSEDDGASLDNAGKSSSLLGKFDLKSFLGNSPKKSKADEAQPLPAE; translated from the coding sequence ATGAGTGCACAGTGGAAACCCGGACCGCTCGGTAATCGCGAGCCGTTCTCCGCCTATATCTGCGACGATGGCGCCCTCGATGCGCTGCGTCCGGTGGTCATCGAAATGGGCTGGCAGCCCGAGAAATGCAACAAGGGCGGTCTGCGCAATGCGATCCAGTCCCTGTCGATCTCGGCCAGCCCGGCGATCCTGATGGTCGACCTGTCGGAAAGCGGCGACCCGCTGAACGATATCAACGCCCTTGCCGAGGTTTGCGAACCCGGCACGGTGGTGATCGCCGTCGGTCAGGTGAACGACGTTCGCCTGTATCGCGACCTGCTTGCGAGCGGCATTCACGATTACCTCCTGAAGCCGCTTTCGGCGAGCCAGCTGCGCGATTCGCTCACGCAGGCGCAGACCGTTTTCTCGGCGCCGCGCGGCGGTGAAGGCGAAAGCGAGCACGAACATGTCGCCACTGCGGTCGTCGGCACGCGTGGCGGCGTCGGCGCCTCCACGGTCGCTACCTCGCTTGCGTGGTTGTTCTCGATCGAACATCAGCGTTCGACCGCACTGCTCGACCTCGACGTGCATTTCGGCACAGGGGCGCTCAGCCTCGATCTCGAGCCGGGCCGCGGCCTGACCGATGCCATCGAGAATCCGAGCCGCATCGACGGCCTGTTCATCGAACGCGCCATGATCCGTGCGAACGACAATCTCGCGATCATGTCGGCAGAGGCCCCGATCAATTCCCCGCTGATGACCGATGGCACCGCCTTCGTGCAATTGGAGGAGGAATTCCGCCAAGCCTTCGACATGACGGTGATCGATCTGCCGCGCAACATGCTGATCAACTTCCCGCATTTGCTGACGGAAGTGAATGTGGTGACGCTGGTGACCGAGCTTACGCTCGCCTCCGCCCGCGACACGATCCGCATCCTCTCCTGGCTCAAGCAGAACGCACCGGGTGCCCACCCGATGATCGTCTGCAACAAGATGCAGTCCGGCGCGGCGGAAATCAGCAAGGCCGATTTCGAAGCCTCGATCGAGCGCAAGATCAACTTCCAGATGAACCTGGACCAGAAGGCTGCGGCCAACGCTGCGAAGCTGGGACAGACCTTCATCGAAGCGAACAAGGGCAGCCGCACGATCGCCCCGATGCGCGAGATCGCCAAGACCATCGTCGGCGTGAGCGAAGACGATGGCGCCAGCCTCGACAATGCCGGCAAGTCCTCCTCCCTGCTCGGCAAGTTCGACCTGAAGTCCTTCCTCGGCAATTCGCCGAAAAAGTCGAAGGCCGACGAAGCGCAGCCGCTGCCGGCTGAATAA
- a CDS encoding type II secretion system F family protein, protein MDIIQLLLLAGGLLGLMILGYALSTGKSPATEGQRRLKAVRYRHSESTTDKVESQLKKAIASRKPKQFKVAGSGSRIEALAIRLNRTGRGWTVSQYLYASLGLSVVIGALLFLKTGAPLLAVGVGLFIGAGLPHLAVGHFIKRRTANFNAKFPDAIELLVRGLRSGLPVTETLSVVGQEVPGAVGFEFRSVVERIKIGRTMEESLQETADKLGTPEFQFFVITLAIQRETGGNLAETLSNLADVLRKRSQMKLKIKAMSSESKASAYIVGALPFVVFGLVYWMNPEYLGGFFEDDRLIIAGLFGFLWMSIGAFIMAKMVNFEI, encoded by the coding sequence ATGGACATCATTCAGCTATTGCTTCTGGCAGGCGGCCTGTTGGGTCTCATGATCCTTGGTTACGCGCTCAGCACGGGCAAATCGCCTGCGACCGAGGGCCAGCGCCGCCTCAAGGCTGTCCGCTACCGCCATTCCGAAAGCACGACTGACAAGGTCGAAAGCCAGCTCAAGAAAGCCATCGCTTCGCGCAAGCCCAAGCAATTCAAGGTTGCCGGGTCCGGATCGCGGATAGAAGCGTTGGCTATCCGTCTCAACCGCACGGGAAGGGGCTGGACGGTCTCTCAGTATCTCTATGCTTCGCTCGGACTTTCCGTCGTCATCGGTGCGTTGCTTTTCCTCAAGACCGGAGCACCGCTTCTCGCAGTCGGTGTCGGGCTCTTCATAGGTGCGGGCCTGCCTCACCTTGCCGTGGGCCACTTCATCAAGCGGCGGACGGCCAACTTCAACGCGAAATTTCCCGATGCGATCGAACTGCTCGTTCGTGGCTTGCGCTCGGGCCTGCCGGTGACGGAAACGCTATCGGTGGTCGGGCAGGAAGTTCCGGGAGCGGTCGGCTTCGAATTCCGCAGCGTGGTCGAGCGCATCAAGATCGGTCGCACGATGGAAGAGTCCCTGCAGGAAACCGCGGACAAACTTGGCACCCCCGAATTCCAGTTCTTCGTCATCACCCTGGCTATCCAGCGGGAAACGGGCGGCAACCTTGCCGAAACGCTCTCGAACCTTGCCGACGTGCTGCGCAAGCGCAGCCAGATGAAGTTGAAAATCAAAGCGATGAGCTCTGAATCGAAGGCGTCTGCCTATATCGTCGGTGCCCTGCCATTCGTCGTGTTCGGTCTCGTCTACTGGATGAACCCCGAATATCTCGGCGGTTTCTTCGAGGACGATCGTCTGATCATCGCGGGCCTCTTCGGCTTCCTGTGGATGAGCATCGGCGCCTTCATCATGGCCAAGATGGTCAATTTCGAAATCTGA
- a CDS encoding type II secretion system F family protein, whose amino-acid sequence MMPILASASNPTLLGVDVIVVGTILAGIAAAAMFFAVYAAVTVKDPMAKRVKALNDRRAELKTGMLTHSAKKRQSLVRKTDTTERVKDTLQNMKVLQEDQVKDIQQKLAQAGIRNKEYAVVVIFARMVLPIVLGLIGVVLFYWTDTFPEWGSFKRFAGFATLVIVGYKGPEIYLKNSATKRTKEIQKGLPDALDLLVICAEAGLTVDAAFNRVARELGRAYPELGEEFALTAIELSFLTERRQAFENLAYRVDLEAVRGVVTTMIQTERYGTPLASALRVLSAEFRNERMMRAEEKAARLPAIMTVPLILFILPVLFIVILGPAACSITDAFAGDGPGSN is encoded by the coding sequence ATGATGCCTATTCTTGCCTCCGCCTCCAACCCGACACTTCTGGGTGTGGATGTCATCGTGGTCGGTACGATCCTTGCCGGAATTGCGGCAGCGGCGATGTTCTTCGCCGTCTATGCGGCCGTCACCGTTAAGGATCCCATGGCGAAGCGCGTGAAAGCGCTGAACGATCGCCGTGCCGAACTGAAGACCGGAATGCTCACTCACTCGGCTAAGAAGCGCCAGAGCCTTGTCCGCAAGACCGACACTACGGAACGGGTCAAAGACACTCTGCAGAACATGAAGGTTCTGCAGGAAGACCAGGTCAAGGATATCCAGCAGAAGCTGGCCCAGGCCGGTATCCGCAACAAGGAATACGCCGTTGTCGTCATTTTCGCGCGAATGGTGCTGCCGATCGTGCTCGGCCTTATCGGCGTCGTGCTCTTCTACTGGACGGACACCTTTCCCGAATGGGGCAGCTTCAAGCGTTTTGCGGGTTTCGCGACGCTCGTCATCGTGGGCTACAAGGGCCCGGAAATCTATCTGAAGAACAGTGCGACGAAGCGCACCAAGGAAATCCAGAAAGGCCTGCCCGACGCACTCGACCTGCTGGTGATCTGCGCCGAGGCCGGCCTGACCGTCGACGCTGCCTTCAACCGGGTGGCCCGAGAACTCGGCCGCGCCTATCCCGAGCTTGGCGAAGAATTCGCGCTGACCGCCATCGAGCTCAGCTTTCTCACCGAACGCCGCCAGGCATTCGAAAACCTCGCCTACCGCGTGGATCTCGAAGCGGTGCGCGGAGTCGTGACAACGATGATCCAGACAGAGCGTTACGGTACGCCGCTGGCCAGCGCATTGCGCGTGCTATCGGCGGAATTCCGCAACGAGCGCATGATGCGCGCCGAAGAAAAGGCCGCGCGACTGCCCGCTATCATGACGGTGCCACTGATCCTCTTCATCCTGCCGGTGCTGTTCATCGTCATCCTCGGCCCGGCGGCATGCTCCATCACGGACGCCTTCGCCGGCGACGGACCGGGCAGCAACTAA
- a CDS encoding MarR family winged helix-turn-helix transcriptional regulator, with product MQPTSLLARFLPYQLSLASNAVSGRIAVEYRQRWGLSIPEWRVMAVLGDAGAMTQRDLTKRTLMDKVAVNRACKVLEERDLAQRTPNENDGRSHLLELTDAGRAMHDEIMPLALQMESQLFAGFSADELDLFRSLLARARSQAEGLSEDELAARHGLK from the coding sequence ATGCAACCGACCAGTCTTCTCGCCCGCTTTCTTCCATACCAGCTCTCGCTCGCTTCGAATGCCGTCAGCGGCAGGATCGCGGTAGAATATCGCCAACGCTGGGGGCTGAGCATACCGGAGTGGCGCGTCATGGCCGTGCTCGGCGATGCCGGTGCGATGACGCAGCGCGATCTTACCAAGCGCACACTCATGGACAAGGTCGCAGTCAACCGTGCGTGCAAGGTTCTCGAAGAACGTGATCTGGCTCAGCGCACACCTAACGAAAACGACGGCCGTTCGCATTTGCTTGAACTGACCGACGCTGGCCGAGCGATGCACGATGAGATCATGCCGCTGGCGCTGCAGATGGAAAGCCAGCTCTTCGCGGGCTTTTCAGCCGATGAACTCGATCTTTTCCGCTCGCTCCTGGCGCGTGCTCGGTCGCAGGCAGAAGGTCTTTCGGAAGACGAATTGGCGGCTCGCCATGGCTTGAAATAG
- the mtnP gene encoding S-methyl-5'-thioadenosine phosphorylase: protein MADWHIGVIGGSGLYELGALEDAQEIDVGSAFGAPSGPITTGYIGGVRFSFIARHGAGHRLSPTMVNYRANVDALKRCGVTDLLAISAVGSLKEKFAPGDFVVVQQLIDRTISRERSFFGDGIVAHVPLADPVCPRMSKFAAKAAGKAGAQVHTGGTYVAIEGPQFSTRAESNLFREWGADTIGMTAMPEARLAREAELPYALVGMVTDYDCWREPDGDVDVADILRVMAENAEKARKLIAGFGAALPKTRKASSIDTVLDTAIVTPREAWSPELARRLDAVAGRLVDPLASGEE, encoded by the coding sequence ATGGCGGATTGGCATATCGGCGTCATCGGCGGGAGCGGCCTTTACGAGCTGGGAGCCCTCGAGGACGCGCAGGAGATCGACGTCGGCAGCGCCTTTGGAGCCCCGTCGGGGCCGATCACCACAGGATATATCGGCGGGGTGCGCTTCAGTTTCATCGCGCGGCACGGCGCGGGGCACCGCCTGTCACCCACGATGGTGAATTACCGCGCAAATGTGGACGCGCTGAAACGATGCGGCGTCACGGACCTGCTCGCCATTTCCGCGGTCGGAAGCCTCAAGGAGAAATTCGCGCCAGGCGATTTCGTGGTGGTCCAGCAACTGATCGACCGGACGATCTCGCGTGAGCGCAGCTTTTTCGGCGACGGCATCGTGGCTCACGTTCCGCTGGCGGATCCGGTATGTCCGCGCATGTCGAAGTTTGCGGCCAAAGCGGCAGGGAAGGCAGGTGCACAGGTGCATACCGGCGGCACGTATGTCGCCATCGAAGGCCCGCAATTCTCGACACGCGCCGAGAGCAATCTGTTCCGCGAATGGGGCGCCGACACGATCGGCATGACGGCCATGCCGGAGGCGCGTCTCGCGCGGGAAGCCGAATTGCCCTACGCGCTGGTCGGCATGGTGACCGATTACGATTGCTGGCGCGAGCCCGATGGCGATGTCGATGTTGCCGATATTCTGCGGGTCATGGCCGAGAACGCCGAAAAGGCGCGCAAGCTGATTGCCGGATTCGGTGCCGCTTTGCCGAAGACCCGCAAGGCAAGCTCGATCGACACGGTGCTCGACACTGCCATCGTGACACCGCGAGAGGCGTGGTCGCCTGAGCTGGCGCGACGGCTCGATGCCGTGGCTGGCCGACTTGTCGATCCGCTCGCGTCAGGCGAAGAATAA
- a CDS encoding SDR family oxidoreductase, with product MQIDPGIAVVVTGGASGLGEATARALAAKSAKVAIFDMNEQRAEQVASELGGVACMVDVSDESSVEAGFAKAREAHGQERVLVNCAGVAPVGKLVRRDRETGAISHAPLAQFEKTLRINLIGTFLCAAKSAAGMMTLDPLDEHGERGAIVNTASVAAEDGQIGQVSYAASKAGVKGMTLPIARDLMGEGIRVNAILPGIFHTPMLAGLPEKAQAALAEAVPFPKRLGDPEEFAKLACFLIETGYMNGECVRLDGAIRMPPK from the coding sequence ATGCAGATCGATCCAGGCATTGCGGTGGTGGTGACAGGCGGCGCATCGGGCCTGGGCGAAGCGACGGCTCGCGCCCTCGCCGCGAAGAGTGCCAAGGTCGCGATCTTCGATATGAACGAACAGCGCGCCGAGCAGGTCGCTTCGGAACTTGGCGGTGTCGCGTGCATGGTCGACGTCTCCGATGAGAGCTCGGTCGAGGCTGGCTTTGCTAAGGCGCGCGAGGCGCACGGCCAGGAGCGCGTCCTGGTCAATTGCGCAGGCGTCGCCCCGGTCGGCAAGCTGGTGCGACGGGATCGCGAGACAGGCGCCATCAGCCACGCCCCGCTGGCGCAGTTCGAGAAGACGCTACGGATCAATCTCATCGGCACGTTCCTGTGCGCGGCCAAGTCGGCTGCGGGCATGATGACGCTCGATCCGCTCGACGAGCATGGCGAGCGCGGCGCCATCGTCAATACAGCGTCGGTCGCCGCGGAAGACGGACAGATCGGACAGGTGTCCTACGCCGCCTCGAAAGCGGGCGTGAAGGGCATGACCCTGCCCATTGCGCGCGATCTCATGGGCGAGGGCATTCGCGTAAACGCTATCCTTCCCGGTATTTTCCACACGCCGATGCTCGCCGGGCTTCCCGAAAAAGCGCAGGCAGCATTGGCCGAGGCGGTTCCGTTCCCAAAAAGGCTCGGAGATCCGGAAGAGTTTGCGAAGCTTGCCTGCTTCCTGATCGAGACCGGTTATATGAACGGCGAATGCGTACGGCTCGACGGCGCCATCCGCATGCCTCCGAAATAG